Proteins encoded together in one Triticum dicoccoides isolate Atlit2015 ecotype Zavitan chromosome 7B, WEW_v2.0, whole genome shotgun sequence window:
- the LOC119338382 gene encoding mitogen-activated protein kinase 2 — MRMEGGGAGAGGGGLGGEAQIKGTLTHGGRYVQYNVYGNLFEVSAKYVPPIRPVGRGACGIICAAVNAQTREEVAIKKIGNAFDNQIDAKRTLREVKLLRHMNHENVISIKDIIRPTRRENFNDVYIVYELMDTDLHHLLRSNQPLTDDHCQYFLYQVLRGLKYVHSAKVLHRDLRPSNLLLNAKCELKIGDFGLARTTTETDFMMEYVVTRWYRAPELLLNCSEYTAAIDIWSVGCILGEIAMREPLFPGKDYVHQLRLITELIGSPDDTSLGFLRSDNARRYVRSLPQYPKQHFGSRFPSMSTGAMDLLERMLVFDPSKRITVDEALCHPYLASLHEINDEPVCPAPFSFDFEQPSFTEEDIKELIWREALKFNPEPIH, encoded by the exons ATGCGCATGGAGGGTGGAGGCGccggggcaggaggaggaggcCTCGGCGGCGAGGCGCAGATCAAGGGCACGCTCACCCACGGCGGCAGGTACGTGCAGTACAACGTCTACGGGAACCTCTTTGAGGTCTCTGCTAAGTACGTCCCGCCCATCCGACCTGTCGGCCGCGGCGCCTGCGGCATCATCTG TGCTGCTGTAAATGCACAGACTCGTGAGGAGGTCGCTATCAAGAAGATTGGTAATGCGTTTGACAACCAGATCGATGCCAAACGCACTTTGCGAGAAGTAAAGCTGCTTCGCCACATGAATCATGAGAAT GTGATTTCAATAAAGGACATCATACGCCCAACAAGGCGGGAGAACTTCAACGATGTTTACATTGTCTACGAACTGATGGACACTGATCTTCACCACCTTCTAAGATCAAACCAGCCACTCACAGATGATCACTGTCAG TATTTTCTCTACCAAGTGCTCCGAGGATTGAAGTATGTGCATTCAGCAAAGGTCTTGCACCGGGACCTCAGGCCGAGCAACCTGCTGCTCAATGCCAAGTGTGAACTCAAGATTGGAGATTTTGGCTTGGCTAGGACCACCACTGAGACTGACTTCATGATGGAGTATGTTGTTACTCGGTGGTACAGGGCGCCGGAGCTCCTGCTCAACTGCTCGGAGTATACTGCAGCAATTGATATCTGGTCAGTGGGTTGCATCCTCGGTGAGATTGCTATGAGGGAGCCACTGTTTCCTGGAAAAGATTATGTTCATCAGCTGAGGCTAATTACTGAG CTGATAGGCTCACCAGATGACACGAGCCTTGGGTTTCTTCGAAGTGATAATGCCCGCAGATACGTGAGGTCTCTTCCTCAATACCCGAAACAGCATTTTGGTTCACGGTTCCCCAGTATGTCCACTGGCGCCATGGATTTGCTTGAGAGGATGCTCGTATTTGATCCGAGCAAGAGGATTACTG TTGATGAGGCTCTATGCCATCCTTATTTAGCATCCCTTCATGAGATAAATGATGAACCTGTCTGCCCAGCGCCTTTCAGCTTCGACTTCGAGCAGCCATCATTTACTGAGGAAGATATCAAAGAACTCATTTGGAGGGAGGCTCTCAAGTTCAACCCGGAACCAATTCACTGA